The DNA window AGAGAATCCAGAAAAAGAACACCTTCCTAAAACACCAATCATTGAATTTAGAAGATTATATGAGAACTTAATTGAAGAAATACGCAGCAACGGTGGTAGTCCAATAATGATTAATCTCCCTCCTCTTGATCCTAAGAGATATTTTAATTGGATTTCTAAAAACCTAAATAAAAAGGCCATATTACAATGGCTTGGGGATATTAATATGATTTATCGATGGCAAGAAATGTATAATGTAGAGGTTATGCTATTGGCAAGTAAAATGGACGTCCCAATAATCGATATACGTTCTGCATTTTTGAAAAATAATAATTATAGTGATTTCTTATGTTATGATGGTATTCATCCAAATGATGATGGGTATGAACTAATCTATAAGACTATTGGAGAGCAGTACATGTTTACTGTTGGGTATTAAAATTAACAATTATAATTATGTAAGGGGTGCTAAATGTGTCTAAATTTGTTTTAACATGTTGTTCTACAGCAGATATGCCCTATGAATATTTTCTTAAAAGGGATATACCTTTTGCTTCTTTTCATTTCAACATAGATGATAAAGAATATATCGATGATCTTGGTCAGACTATGTCTTTTGAAGAATTCTATAGTAGAATTGAAAAGGGAGCAATGCCAACTACTTCTCAGGTAAATATCGGAGAGTTTATAGATTTTTTTGAACCTTTTCTTAAGAATTCAAAAGATATTTTACATATTTCTCTTTCTACAGGTTTATCAGGTGTTTATAATTCCGCATGTATAGCGAAGGAAGAACTGTTATCTAGGTATCCAGAACGGAAAATTATAATTGTTGATTCCCTAGGTGCCTCTTCAGGTTATGGATTACTTACTGATTTAGCTGCTGATATGAGAGACGGAGGCGCAAGCATTGAAGATGTTTACGCATGGCTAGAGGAAAACAAATTAAATGTACATCATTGGTTTTTCTCTACTGATTTAACACATTATAAACGTGGTGGCCGTATATCTGCTACATCTGCAGTTATAGGGAGCTTATTAAATATATGTCCCCTACTAAACATGAGCTATGATGGGAAGTTGGTTCCTCGTGAAAAAATTCGTGGTAAAAAACATGTAATTTCAGAAATGGTGAAAAAAATGAAGATACATGCAGAGAATAGGATAGAGTATTCAGGTAAATGTTTCATATCCAATTCTGCATGCTATGATGCTGCACGTATGGTTGCTGATTTAATTGAAGATAACTTCCCTAATCTAGATGGGAAGGTAATGATTAATAGTGTAGGCACTGTAATAGGTTCACATACAGGTCCTGGTACAGTTGCACTTTTTTTCTTAGGTGATAAGAGGGTAAACTAATTTTAATAAATAATAATTTGAGAGTATATAATTAAGATATAGGTATATTATACTGACTTTTTAGTAAATATAAGGATAGGGGCGAACATAATTTGCCCTATTATTTTATTTATATAATGAGGATAAAAAATAATGTACATCATTGGTTTTTTCTACTGATTTATAACTATAAAGATTCTAAAATTATTTATGATTTAATTCAGAGTTTTCACTATACCCCGCATTTAGAAAAAGTTCAAATATATATGAAATCTAATAAGACATTGATAAAATGATACTATCAAAAATAAGAGAGTTAAGAGAATAAATGTCGGTTTAACATCATCAGATATAATAATTGACCCCGCCTGCCGTTCAGGCTATTAGAGCTTCTTTAGAGGCTCTAATTATTTTTTGGAAACAAACATATACATATGCGTGATTATATGATAAAATCATTCATATTGCTTTAATTATGGAGGTTCGTTATGAAGACTAGTTTCAAGAATAAAGATTTTTTTAAAGCTTTGATATCTATAGCTTTACCTATAACATTACAAAATTTAATAGCTTCTTCTGTGAATATGTTAGATACTCTTATGATTACCAGTTTAGGTAAAGAGAGTTTAGCTGCAGTAGGTCTTGCAAATCAGGTGTTTTTCTTTTATTCAGTGACTATATTTGGTGTAGCTACTGGTTCATCAATATTTATAGCTCAGTTCTGGGGAAAGAAAGATACCATGAATATAAAGAGAATATTAGGCATATCTCTTACTATAGCCAGTGTTTTAGGTATGATATTTACACTAGCTGCATTATTTATACCAGAACAAATAATGCGAATTTTTAGTAATGATATCAAAGTCATTAAACTAGGTGTTGATTATTTAAGAATAGTTTCTATTAGCTATATTATTACTGGCATTAGCTTTTCTTATGCAGTTGCTTCGAGGAGTACTGGTCAGGCTAAGATGCCAATGGTAGTAAGTATAGTTTCATTTTTGACTAACGCAGTATTTAACTATTTACTCATTTTTGGGAAGCTTGGTTTTCCACAGCTTGGAATCAAAGGGGCTGCTTATGGCACATTAATAGCTAGAATTGTGGAAATAGCTATTATACTGTATTTCATATATTCAAATGACGGGAATCCTTTAGCAGGAAGTATTAAAGAAATGACTGATTGGAATAATGATTTTATTAAAAAGTATTTTAAGACTGCCTATCCAGTTATTTTGAATGAAGCCCTTTGGTCGTTGGGAACTGTGTTGTACTCTGTAGCTTATGCAAAGATAGGTACTGAGGCAGCGGCAGCAGTTCAGATTTTGAATACTGTTCAAAATATTTTCATGGTAATGACTAGAGGTTTAGCTAATGCATGTACTGTAATGGTCGGAAATAAAATTGGAGCTGAAGAAGAGGAAGTAGCTATTGAATATGCTAATAGCTTTATGATTATATCTATTACATTAGGAATGTTTCTAGGCATAATGCTGTTCTTGACATCAGATGCAATTCTTATGTTTTTCAAAAATTTAACGCCAGAATTATATGCTACATCAAAGAAACTTTTAATAGTTTTAGCTGTTTTTTTCTTTATAAAGGCTTTCAATGGAACTATGGTAGTAGGAATATTAAGAGGTGGTGGAGACACGAGATTCTCTATGATTTTAGAAATGGCAGCTGTTTGGCTAGTAGGAGTACCTCTAGCTTTTCTAGGTGCACTAGTATTTAAGCTTCCAGTATATTATGTTTCAGCACTAGTATGCATGGAGGAAGTAGTTAAAGCAGCTGTTGGGATACCTAGAATAATTTCAAAAAAGTGGGTAACAAACGTGATCACAGATATGTAAGTATGATAGAATTTTTCAATTGTAAAAGTTGGAGTCTTGAATTAATTTAAAATATGATTTATACTATGCTTGTATAGACTATATATACTATTTAAAATTTGATATTTTTAATGGCAGAGTAGGTAGTTTGCGTAAAGTGTTAAAGGATGGGACGTTGCCTTTAAACGAAGGGCTGTTATTTAGTTCGCGTTAAACTACTGCGTTCGCTGACACATCTTAAATAGGCTTGCTTTCTTGATGTGGCGGTTCTGTCATATCATTTTATGAAAGGAGGCTTTTTGTATGCAAAAAATATCCACGAAAAACATTGCTTATTTTGGCCTACTAATTGCTTTGAACGTTGTTTTAACAAGAATAGGCAGCATTAGAATAGGTGGTGGAGGAGTAGAACTCGTCAGAATAGGTTTTGGCGGTTATCCAGTAATCTTTGCTGGAATAGTATTTGGACCATTAGCTGGTGGTATTGTTGGTGCAATTGGTGATATAATAGGCCATTTTATGAGTCCAATGGGACCATACATGCCACATTTTACATTCACAGCAGCATTAACTGGAATATTACCAGGATTAATACTGATGTCATTTAAGGATAAGAAATCCAAAAGTTCTTTCTGGAAGCTAATTTTAGCAATAGCAGTGGGACAAATCACTACTTCTGTAATCATGGTACCTTATTTTATGCAAACATTATTTAGCGTACCAATGGTAACTACTGTACCTGGGAGAATAATTAGTCAAGCATTCCATATACCACTATATGCGTATGTTACAAGACTCTTGGTAAATAGACTGAGTTTTGCATTTAAGGTTAATTAGAACCAAAACCATTACCTGTTAAAGGGTAATGGTTTTTTCTATAATTTAATATCTAATAACTTATCATTTTCTTTAGGTAATATATTCTTAATAGGGTCTTTTGTATTCTTAATATCTTTATTATTATAATTTATTTCAGCTTTATTTACCGCTTCCATTAAATATTCACCATACTTAGGATCAACTTTATCGGCAATCAATTTTGCTTCTATCTTTGCCTCTAGTATAATAATCCTAGCTTCCCTGTCGGACTTTACGTTTTTTAGCCTGCTTTCAAGTTCTTTTCGTCTCTCATTTGCTCTTTTAGCTTTTTCTAGTTTTTCAGGATCTATCTCCATAATCTTAGCTTTTTCCTCTGCCGTGAGAATTTCACCTCTTGCCACCTTTTTTGCAATTTTATCTGCAATTATATCATTTTTGATCTTATTACTCATCATCTGTCCAATGTTGCCGCCACTATTTGCCTTTTTGTATTTGCTATGATCTAAATAAAAACCAGCTATGTTTTGTCTTGATGTGATGTCTTTATTATTTAAAAGATTGAAGGACTTGATTTGCTTGTTGTTTTGCACATAGCTATTAGTTTTAAATTGATATCCTGTTATTTTCATGTCATCCTCCTATCTTATCTATTATCAATTACCTCGTATATTATATATCGGCAAATAAATAAATCTAAATATATATATTTTAAAATTTGGATAATAACATTCTTATTGTTTAAATAAGGTAAAAGCGGTTATAAAAGATATGATTTTTTAAAATAATATAGATAAGGTAATTAGATCAACAAAGATGTGAATGCATAAATAAACTGTTTATGGATTGATCACCCTGCTGCTAAAGGGTGATTGTTTTTGTAAAATGAACAAAAATTTTGTTGAAAAATGTGGTATCATTTAAATATACAGCAAATGAATAGTTCATTATATTATTGACTAAGGAGTAGAGTAGATGAGTAAATATATCGAATTTCAGGATGTTAAAAAGGTATATCAGATGGGAGAAGTGAAAACAGAAGCCTTAAGAGGAGTAGATTTTTCCATTGATAAAGGGGAATTTGTCATTATAGCAGGAGCTAGTGGAGCAGGTAAAAGTACAATATTGAACATATTAGGAGGTATGGATACAGTTAGCTCTGGGACTGTAAGGGTTGATAACAGGGAAATAAGCTCATATTCAAATAAAGATCTCATAACATACAGGAGGCATGATATAGGTTTCGTGTTTCAATTTTATAATCTAGTACAGAATTTAACTGCTATTGAAAATATAGAACTGGCAACTCAAATATGTGAAAATCCATTAGATCCAGGAGAAATATTAGATGCTGTAGGACTAAATGAAAGAAAAAAGAATTTTCCTGCTCAATTATCGGGAGGAGAGCAGCAAAGAGTAGCAATAGCTAGAGCATTAGCTAAAAATCCTAAGCTGCTTTTGTGTGACGAGCCTACTGGGGCTTTGGACTATAACACAGGAAAATCAATTCTTAAGCTTCTTCAAGATACTTGCTGCCAAATGGGTATGACAGTAGTTGTGATTACACATAATCTGGCTATAACACCTATGGGAGATAAAGTTATCAGAGTTAAGAATGGTAGAATTGAAGGTCAAACTTTAAATAGCAATCCTACTCCAGTAGAAAGGATTGAGTGGTAGTGAAAAAGACTGCACTGAGAAATGATGCTATAAAAGATATTAGAAAATCACTAGGCAGGTTTATCTCTATTGTAGCCATTATAGCTTTAGGAGTAGCATTTTTTGCAGGGATAAAAGTTTCTCCAGAGGTTATGGAATATACTGCTGACAAATATTATGATGATTATAATTTAATGGATCTAAGAATAGTATCTACATTAGGGTTAACTGAAGAAGACTTAAATGAAGTAAGCAAAATCTCTGGAGTAAAAGAAAGCCTTGGAACTTACATCATAGATGCTTTGACACAATACAAGGAAAGTGAAGTAGTGGTGAGACTGCATGGGTTCTCGTCAAAAGATCAAATAAATGGAATGAGATTATTAG is part of the Proteiniborus sp. MB09-C3 genome and encodes:
- a CDS encoding SGNH/GDSL hydrolase family protein — translated: MRLIDICVFGDSIGKGIVLQPETSRYKVVKINFEKIFGLEEINIKNYSMFGCTVSKGLSKIKRHATELMKYKSIFLELGGNDCDFNWNEIAENPEKEHLPKTPIIEFRRLYENLIEEIRSNGGSPIMINLPPLDPKRYFNWISKNLNKKAILQWLGDINMIYRWQEMYNVEVMLLASKMDVPIIDIRSAFLKNNNYSDFLCYDGIHPNDDGYELIYKTIGEQYMFTVGY
- a CDS encoding DegV family protein encodes the protein MSKFVLTCCSTADMPYEYFLKRDIPFASFHFNIDDKEYIDDLGQTMSFEEFYSRIEKGAMPTTSQVNIGEFIDFFEPFLKNSKDILHISLSTGLSGVYNSACIAKEELLSRYPERKIIIVDSLGASSGYGLLTDLAADMRDGGASIEDVYAWLEENKLNVHHWFFSTDLTHYKRGGRISATSAVIGSLLNICPLLNMSYDGKLVPREKIRGKKHVISEMVKKMKIHAENRIEYSGKCFISNSACYDAARMVADLIEDNFPNLDGKVMINSVGTVIGSHTGPGTVALFFLGDKRVN
- a CDS encoding MATE family efflux transporter, whose product is MKTSFKNKDFFKALISIALPITLQNLIASSVNMLDTLMITSLGKESLAAVGLANQVFFFYSVTIFGVATGSSIFIAQFWGKKDTMNIKRILGISLTIASVLGMIFTLAALFIPEQIMRIFSNDIKVIKLGVDYLRIVSISYIITGISFSYAVASRSTGQAKMPMVVSIVSFLTNAVFNYLLIFGKLGFPQLGIKGAAYGTLIARIVEIAIILYFIYSNDGNPLAGSIKEMTDWNNDFIKKYFKTAYPVILNEALWSLGTVLYSVAYAKIGTEAAAAVQILNTVQNIFMVMTRGLANACTVMVGNKIGAEEEEVAIEYANSFMIISITLGMFLGIMLFLTSDAILMFFKNLTPELYATSKKLLIVLAVFFFIKAFNGTMVVGILRGGGDTRFSMILEMAAVWLVGVPLAFLGALVFKLPVYYVSALVCMEEVVKAAVGIPRIISKKWVTNVITDM
- a CDS encoding folate family ECF transporter S component, which gives rise to MQKISTKNIAYFGLLIALNVVLTRIGSIRIGGGGVELVRIGFGGYPVIFAGIVFGPLAGGIVGAIGDIIGHFMSPMGPYMPHFTFTAALTGILPGLILMSFKDKKSKSSFWKLILAIAVGQITTSVIMVPYFMQTLFSVPMVTTVPGRIISQAFHIPLYAYVTRLLVNRLSFAFKVN
- a CDS encoding ABC transporter ATP-binding protein, with the translated sequence MSKYIEFQDVKKVYQMGEVKTEALRGVDFSIDKGEFVIIAGASGAGKSTILNILGGMDTVSSGTVRVDNREISSYSNKDLITYRRHDIGFVFQFYNLVQNLTAIENIELATQICENPLDPGEILDAVGLNERKKNFPAQLSGGEQQRVAIARALAKNPKLLLCDEPTGALDYNTGKSILKLLQDTCCQMGMTVVVITHNLAITPMGDKVIRVKNGRIEGQTLNSNPTPVERIEW